A part of Aegilops tauschii subsp. strangulata cultivar AL8/78 chromosome 2, Aet v6.0, whole genome shotgun sequence genomic DNA contains:
- the LOC109778490 gene encoding xylanase inhibitor protein 1 → MAFRRRSCVVAALLALSFLAATAAAGDHGLTVFWGRNKDEGSLGEACDTGIYNTVIISFYSVFGHGRYWGDLSGHPLYGIGADIKHCRGKGIVVLLSIGGGGTQYSLPSSQSAADVADNLWNAHLGGGRRGVFRPFGDAVVDGIDFFIDQGAPDHYDELARRLSGYNRYYRGAPGVRLTATPRCVYPDWHVQRALDTGLFERIHVRFYGEDRCSYNHVHKDGVMAQWSKWTARYPRSKVYIGLAAANVPGRNDKVGLMSMNYDLMPSVKQAANYGGVMLWERYYDKQTGYGRDLYNGGIN, encoded by the coding sequence ATGGCGTTCCGACGCCGTTCATGCGTAGTAGCAGCACTCCTCGCCCTCTCCTTCCTCGCCGCCACGGCAGCCGCCGGTGACCACGGCCTGACGGTCTTCTGGGGCCGGAACAAGGACGAGGGCTCCCTCGGGGAGGCCTGCGACACCGGCATCTACAACACCGTCATCATCTCCTTCTACAGCGTCTTCGGCCACGGCAGGTACTGGGGCGACCTCTCCGGCCACCCGCTCTACGGCATCGGCGCCGACATCAAGCACTGCCGGGGCAAGGGCATCGTCGTCCTCCTCTccatcggcggcggcggcacccAGTACTCCCTGCCGTCATCACAGTCCGCGGCCGACGTCGCCGACAACCTGTGGAACGCGCACCTCGGCGGCGGCCGCCGCGGCGTGTTCCGCCCGTTCGGCGACGCCGTGGTCGACGGCATCGACTTCTTCATCGACCAGGGCGCGCCGGACCACTACGACGAGCTGGCCAGGCGTCTGTCCGGCTACAACCGGTACTACCGCGGCGCGCCCGGGGTGCGGTTGACGGCGACGCCGCGGTGCGTGTACCCGGACTGGCACGTCCAGAGGGCGCTGGACACGGGGCTGTTCGAGCGGATCCACGTCAGGTTCTACGGCGAAGACCGGTGCTCCTACAACCACGTGCACAAAGACGGGGTGATGGCGCagtggagcaagtggacggcgaGGTACCCCCGGAGCAAGGTGTACATCGGGCTGGCGGCGGCGAACGTGCCCGGGAGGAACGACAAGGTCGGCCTCATGTCGATGAACTACGACCTCATGCCCAGCGTGAAGCAGGCGGCGAACTACGGCGGGGTCATGCTCTGGGAGAGGTACTACGACAAGCAGACCGGATACGGCCGCGACCTCTACAACGGCGGCATCAACTAA
- the LOC109778523 gene encoding uncharacterized protein — translation MNHLLQGRHCFQGHLPRISFRCYLLVCSIVFMHFLPCLLSPPAECTCKQQDSFCFVLLLFQIQSDQKQSATEDLKIFHVPVDDLFVTPKCLLVFFLQVLLTGQGKDNRSDRFNLFSLLVA, via the exons ATGAATCATCTTCTCCAAGGAAGGCATTGCTTTCAG GGCCACCTCCCAAGGATTAGCTTCCGCTGCTACCTCTTGGTTTGCTCGATCGTCTTCATGCATTTCTTGCCATGTCTGTTGA GTCCTCCTGCTGAGTGTACCTGCAAGCAACAAGATAGTTTTTGTTTTGTCCTCTTGCTGTTTCAAATTCAG AGTGACCAAAAGCAGAGTGCAACAGAGGATTTGAAGATTTTTCATGTACCTGTGGATGATCTTTTTGTGACCCCCAAGTGCTTGCTTGTGTTCTTCCTCCAG GTGCTTTTGACAGGTCAGGGAAAGGACAATAGAAGCGACCGGTTCAACCTTTTCTCGCTGTTAGTCGCTTGA
- the LOC109778524 gene encoding L-type lectin-domain containing receptor kinase SIT2 has product MLPHSLLLCLLFLTPTSASYANDGFAYDGFSHAMLLIDGVASIAGRALMLTDGAAQSVGHAYYGSRFDSISSFSTTFVFIITPSYSDLGGYGLAFTISATADSLLDALPSQYMGIFNSQNIGNVTNHLFAVELDTIRNSEFGDIDANHVGIDVNTLVSINSHTAGYYTPNGTFSPLSLISGKPMQVWVDYDDNSHHVNVSLAPYLEEKPQRPLLSSTVNLTSILPSSVYVGFASATGTLSSIHSIIGWSFNPNGEAKPLNYSALSGVIQDVRRNDQSGSQVQLGAQSGSHISGGVITTVVILSVFITIVIIIALYVYMKKARKSGEWEIDCGSSSFTYKDLAAATNGFSDRMLLGKGGFGKVYKGLLQNSKQDVAIKRVSPESKQGMKEFIAEITILGHLRHRNLVQLLGYSRHKSELLLVYDYMPNGSLDRVLHGQDKRTVDWFHRFNIIKGIASGLCYLHEDWEKVVIHRDIKASNVLLDNEMNGRLGDFGLARLHNHGTDAHTTHLAGTWGYIAPELARLGRATKATDVFAFGVFMLEVACGRRPIQVNDSDGEPVLLTDWVVDAWESGSLLKTVDPKLEDYVREEAELVLKLGLLCSHPVPSARPCMRLVMQYLVKDVLLPDFQSSFLSLTSRDEEFGQHILSCPSVATTITGLSGGR; this is encoded by the coding sequence ATGCTGCCTCACTCCCTATTACTctgcctcctcttcctcacccCAACCTCCGCCTCCTATGCCAACGATGGGTTCGCCTATGACGGTTTCTCCCATGCCATGCTCCTTATTGATGGTGTAGCTTCAATCGCAGGCAGAGCTCTCATGCTAACCGATGGTGCTGCCCAGAGTGTAGGACACGCTTACTACGGAAGCCGGTTTGACTCTATTTCCTCCTTCTCCACAACCTTCGTGTTCATCATCACTCCCTCTTACTCTGATTTAGGCGGATATGGGCTTGCCTTTACGATTTCCGCTACAGCAGACTCTTTATTGGATGCCCTTCCGTCTCAGTACATGGGCATCTTCAACTCTCAAAACATCGGTAATGTCACAAATCATCTCTTTGCCGTCGAGCTTGATACCATCCGAAATAGCGAATTTGGGGATATTGATGCTAATCATGTTGGAATCGATGTGAACACCTTGGTCTCTATCAACTCCCACACTGCTGGATACTACACCCCAAATGGCACGTTCTCCCCCTTGTCACTTATTAGTGGTAAACCGATGCAAGTATGGGTGGACTATGATGACAATTCACACCACGTGAATGTCAGTTTAGCACCTTACTTAGAGGAGAAGCCTCAGCGCCCACTGCTATCCAGCACTGTCAATCTTACATCTATTTTGCCAAGCTCGGTATATGTTGGCTTTGCCTCTGCAACCGGCACCCTAAGTTCCATACACAGCATTATTGGCTGGAGTTTCAATCCAAATGGGGAGGCCAAACCACTTAACTACTCAGCATTGTCTGGAGTTATACAGGATGTTCGACGGAATGATCAAAGTGGCTCGCAGGTTCAATTGGGTGCTCAAAGTGGCTCGCATATCTCTGGGGGTGTTATTACAACAGTTGTTATTCTGTCAGTGTTCATCACAATTGTCATTATCATTGCTCTTTATGTTTATATGAAGAAGGCAAGGAAAAGTGGTGAGTGGGAAATCGATTGTGGGTCATCATCCTTCACATACAAAGATCTTGCCGCTGCGACCAACGGTTTCAGTGACAGGATGCTTCTTGGGAAAGGAGGATTTGGAAAGGTATACAAAGGGCTGCTACAAAACTCGAAGCAAGATGTTGCCATCAAGCGGGTTTCGCCAGAGTCAAAGCAGGGGATGAAGGAATTCATAGCTGAGATAACCATCCTAGGCCATCTCCGCCATCGCAACCTTGTGCAGTTGCTCGGTTATTCTCGACACAAGAGCGAGCTCCTTCTGGTTTACGATTACATGCCAAATGGCAGTCTTGATAGAGTTTTGCATGGTCAAGATAAGCGGACTGTCGACTGGTTTCACAGATTCAACATTATAAAAGGCATTGCATCTGGTCTTTGCTACCTCCACGAGGACTGGGAGAAGGTGGTCATCCATCGAGACATCAAAGCGAGCAACGTGCTCCTCGATAATGAAATGAACGGTAGACTAGGTGATTTTGGTCTGGCAAGATTACACAACCATGGTACAGATGCCCACACCACACATTTGGCTGGCACCTGGGGGTACATTGCCCCCGAGCTGGCTAGGCTAGGAAGGGCAACCAAGGCAACTGATGTCTTTGCATTCGGTGTCTTCATGTTGGAGGTTGCTTGTGGGAGGCGTCCAATACAGGTGAATGATTCTGATGGCGAGCCAGTGCTGCTGACAGACTGGGTGGTCGATGCATGGGAGAGCGGTTCGCTCCTCAAAACGGTAGACCCAAAATTAGAAGATTATGTCAGGGAGGAAGCAGAGTTAGTACTAAAGCTTGGCTTGCTGTGCTCTCACCCAGTACCAAGTGCTAGGCCATGCATGCGCCTAGTGATGCAATACCTTGTAAAGGATGTGCTACTCCCGGATTTCCAATCAAGTTTTTTGAGCCTTACTAGCAGGGATGAAGAATTTGGGCAGCATATCCTGTCATGCCCTTCTGTAGCGACGACCATAACAGGACTTTCTGGAGGAAGATGA